From one Eucalyptus grandis isolate ANBG69807.140 chromosome 9, ASM1654582v1, whole genome shotgun sequence genomic stretch:
- the LOC104418499 gene encoding protein MRG1 isoform X1: MGSSSKDESGSDGGNSGGGGGGGGGGDPPKSTSAVFSEGEKVLAFHGPRIYEAKVQKAEVRKNEWKYFVHYLGWNKNWDEWVGPERLMKYTEENIMKQQVLDKKQGVDKNPKSGRMTQNKPKSITDVKVDKEDLKSTVTKGKKRKSEAGAEKDNEPAEKLVKIQIPAALRKQLVDDWEFVTQRDKLVKLPRSPSVDEIFTNYLEYRTKKDGMMTDIIGEILKGLRCYFDIALPVMLLYKKERQQYREAVVGDTSPSTIYGAEHLLRLFVKLPELLAHVNIEEDTLTRLQQKLLDFLKFLQKNQSTFFLSAYEASKASEGKGKRKDEGA; encoded by the exons ATGGGGAGCTCATCGAAGGACGAGTCGGGCAGCGACGGCGGCAattcgggcggcggcggcggcggtggcggcggcggcgaccctcccaagtccaccTCCGCCGTCTTCTCCGAGGGAGAGAAGGTCCTCGCCTTTCACGGCCCTCGGATCTACGAGGCCAAG GTTCAAAAGGCTGAGGTTCGGAAGAATGAATGGAAATACTTCGTTCACTACCTC GGATGGAACAAAAA TTGGGATGAATGGGTAGGCCCAGAGCGTCTGATGAAATATACTGAGGAAAATATCATGAAGCAGCAAGTTCTTGATAAGAAACAAGGTGTAGACAAGAACCCAAAGTCAGGTCGTATGACTCAGAATAAGCCAAAAAGTATTACCG ATGTGAAAGTCGATAAGGAGGATCTTAAGAGCACAG TGACAAAAGGCAAGAAGCGAAAGAGTGAAGCTGGTGCTGAG AAAGACAATGAACCAGCGGAGAAGCTTGTCAAGATTCAAATTCCAGCAGCATTAAGGAAGCAACTTGTTGATGACTGGGAATTTGTTACTCAGAGGGATAAG CTTGTTAAGCTACCCCGTTCTCCAAGTGTGgatgaaattttcacaaattacCTTGAATACAGGACCAAGAAGGATGGCAT GATGACTGACATAATAGGAGAAATCTTGAAAGGATTGCGTTGTTACTTTGACATAGCATTGCCTGTGATGCTCTTGTACAAAAAGGAGCGCCAACAGTATCGCGAAGCAGTTGTAGGTGACACCTCTCCGTCAACTATTTACGGTGCTGAACATCTCCTGAGGCTTTTTG TAAAGCTGCCCGAGTTACTGGCTCATGTGAACATTGAAGAGGACACCTTGACGCGGTTGCAGCAGAAACTGCTCGACTTTCTCAA GTTCCTCCAGAAGAACCAAAGTACCTTCTTCCTTTCTGCATATGAAGCGTCCAAAGCTTCggaaggaaaagggaagaggaaagaTGAGGGAGCCTAG
- the LOC104418499 gene encoding protein MRG1 isoform X2: MGSSSKDESGSDGGNSGGGGGGGGGGDPPKSTSAVFSEGEKVLAFHGPRIYEAKVQKAEVRKNEWKYFVHYLGWNKNWDEWVGPERLMKYTEENIMKQQVLDKKQGVDKNPKSGRMTQNKPKSITDVKVDKEDLKSTVTKGKKRKSEAGAEKDNEPAEKLVKIQIPAALRKQLVDDWEFVTQRDKLVKLPRSPSVDEIFTNYLEYRTKKDGMMTDIIGEILKGLRCYFDIALPVMLLYKKERQQYREAVVGDTSPSTIYGAEHLLRLFVKLPELLAHVNIEEDTLTRLQQKLLDFLKY; this comes from the exons ATGGGGAGCTCATCGAAGGACGAGTCGGGCAGCGACGGCGGCAattcgggcggcggcggcggcggtggcggcggcggcgaccctcccaagtccaccTCCGCCGTCTTCTCCGAGGGAGAGAAGGTCCTCGCCTTTCACGGCCCTCGGATCTACGAGGCCAAG GTTCAAAAGGCTGAGGTTCGGAAGAATGAATGGAAATACTTCGTTCACTACCTC GGATGGAACAAAAA TTGGGATGAATGGGTAGGCCCAGAGCGTCTGATGAAATATACTGAGGAAAATATCATGAAGCAGCAAGTTCTTGATAAGAAACAAGGTGTAGACAAGAACCCAAAGTCAGGTCGTATGACTCAGAATAAGCCAAAAAGTATTACCG ATGTGAAAGTCGATAAGGAGGATCTTAAGAGCACAG TGACAAAAGGCAAGAAGCGAAAGAGTGAAGCTGGTGCTGAG AAAGACAATGAACCAGCGGAGAAGCTTGTCAAGATTCAAATTCCAGCAGCATTAAGGAAGCAACTTGTTGATGACTGGGAATTTGTTACTCAGAGGGATAAG CTTGTTAAGCTACCCCGTTCTCCAAGTGTGgatgaaattttcacaaattacCTTGAATACAGGACCAAGAAGGATGGCAT GATGACTGACATAATAGGAGAAATCTTGAAAGGATTGCGTTGTTACTTTGACATAGCATTGCCTGTGATGCTCTTGTACAAAAAGGAGCGCCAACAGTATCGCGAAGCAGTTGTAGGTGACACCTCTCCGTCAACTATTTACGGTGCTGAACATCTCCTGAGGCTTTTTG TAAAGCTGCCCGAGTTACTGGCTCATGTGAACATTGAAGAGGACACCTTGACGCGGTTGCAGCAGAAACTGCTCGACTTTCTCAAGTACTGA
- the LOC120288089 gene encoding putative oxidoreductase TDA3, giving the protein MSTTASSSPSSPAQELPPPPDLHPPSPSPPAPPWKPLLPPRRVVVCGGGVIGVCTAYFLSKSAGAGASVSIVEQSSVACAASGKAGGFLALDWCDGGPLGPLARASFDLHRALAAELDGPRAYGYRALTTLSLTVKESESGSGSGQRPKRGAPHDAVLPDWVDGPGRAARAIGSTDTTAQVHPRLFTWALLDKAVRDYGLEVVIGKVVWVDAGGGGGGGRVSAVVLEGGRVMEADAVVLTLGPWSSKFGLLSSLFRVYGLKAHSIVLEPREPSAIGPEALFLSFLPATGGPAMDPEVYPRPTGEVYLCGMSSREEVPDDPEEVVPNPESIKVLKRVARAVSSHLAEGKAGVKAEQACFLPCTEDEVPVIGELPGLEGCYVATGHSCWGILNGPATGAAVAELVLEGRAQTVDLTRFSPARFVLSRKR; this is encoded by the exons ATGTCAACGACCgcctcctcctcgccgtcgTCCCCAGCCCAAGAGCTTCCTCCCCCGCCCGATCTCCATcctccgtcgccgtcgccccCCGCTCCTCCATGGAAACCCCTCCTTCCGCCGAGGCGCGTCGTCGTCTGCGGCGGCGGCGTCATCGGCGTCTGCACCGCCTACTTCCTCTCCAAgtccgccggcgccggcgcctcCGTCTCCATCGTCGAGCAGTCCTCCGTCGCCTGCGCCGCCTCCGGGAAGGCCGGCGGCTTCCTCGCCCTCGACTGGTGCGACGGCGGGCCCCTCGGCCCCCTCGCCCGCGCCAGCTTCGACCTCCACCGCGCCCTCGCCGCGGAGCTTGACGGGCCCCGGGCCTACGGCTACCGCGCCCTCACCACCCTCAGCCTCACCGTGAAGGAATCGGAGTCGGGCTCCGGGTCGGGCCAGCGGCCCAAGCGTGGGGCCCCGCACGACGCCGTCCTGCCCGACTGGGTCgacgggccgggccgggccgctAGGGCGATCGGGTCGACGGACACCACGGCCCAGGTCCATCCCCGGCTCTTCACTTGGGCCCTGCTGGACAAGGCCGTGAGGGATTACGGGCTCGAGGTGGTGATCGGGAAGGTGGTCTGGGTCGAcgcaggcggcggcggcggcggcgggagggtGTCGGCGGTGGTgctggagggagggagggtcaTGGAGGCGGACGCAGTGGTGCTGACGCTTGGGCCGTGGTCCAGCAAGTTCGGGCTCCTGTCATCGCTGTTCAGGGTGTATGGGCTCAAGGCCCACAGCATCGTCTTGGAGCCGAGAGAGCCCAGCGCAATAGGCCCGGAAGCTCTGTTCCTGAGCTTCCTGCCCGCCACCGGCGGCCCGGCCATGGACCCGGAAGTCTACCCTCGCCCTACTG GGGAAGTCTATTTGTGTGGGATGTCGTCCCGGGAGGAGGTGCCAGATGACCCTGAAGAGGTCGTGCCCAACCCGGAATCCATAAAGGTGCTCAAGCGGGTGGCTCGGGCCGTCTCGAGTCACCTAGCGGAGGGCAAGGCGGGCGTGAAGGCCGAGCAAGCCTGCTTCTTGCCATGCACCGAGGATGAGGTCCCTGTGATCGGGGAGCTACCGGGCTTGGAAGGTTGCTATGTGGCGACAGGCCACAGTTGCTGGGGCATCCTCAACGGGCCCGCTACTGGGGCTGCGGTGGCGGAGCTTGTGCTCGAAGGGCGGGCTCAGACCGTGGACCTGACTCGGTTCAGCCCTGCACGATTTGTACTCTCTAGGAAGAGATGA
- the LOC104420368 gene encoding putative oxidoreductase TDA3, producing MSTTASSPSSPALALLRPSPSPRASFPARSPSSVAVAVAPRSSMETPPPPPRRDPPRRVVVCGGGVIGVCTAYFLSKSAGAAASVALVEQSSVACAASGKAGGFLALDWCDGGPLGPLARASFDLHRALAAELDGPRAYGYRALTTLSLTVKESESGSGSGQQPKRGGPRDAVLPDWVDGPGRAARAIGSTATTAQVHPRLFTRALLDKAVRDYGLEVVIGKAVRVDAGSGGGSGRVSAVVLEGGRVMEADAVVLALGPWSGKFGLLSSLFRVYGLKAHSIVLEPREPGAIGPEALFLSFLPSGGGPAMDPEVYPRPTGEVYLCGMSSQEEVPDDPEEVAPNPESITVLKRVAWAVSSHLAEGEAGVKAEQACFLPCTEDEVPVIGELPGLEGCYVATGHSCWGILNGPATGAAVAELVLEGRAQTVDLTRFSPARFVLSRKR from the exons ATGTCGACGaccgcctcctcgccgtcgtCCCCCGCACTCGCGCTCCTccgcccaagcccaagcccaagagctTCCTTCCCCGCCCGATCTCCATCCTCCGTCGCTGTCGCCGTCGCCCCCCGCTCCTCCATGGAaacccctcctccccctccccggCGGGATCCGCCGAGGCGCGTTGTCGTCTGCGGCGGCGGCGTCATCGGCGTCTGCACCGCCTACTTCCTCTCCAAGTCCGCCGgcgccgccgcctccgtcgCCCTCGTCGAGCAGTCCTCCGTCGCCTGCGCCGCCTCCGGGAAGGCCGGCGGCTTCCTCGCCCTCGACTGGTGCGACGGCGGGCCCCTCGGCCCCCTCGCCCGCGCCAGCTTTGACCTCCACCGCGCGCTCGCCGCGGAGCTCGACGGGCCCCGGGCCTACGGCTACCGCGCCCTCACCACCCTCAGCCTCACCGTGAAGGAATCGGAGTCGGGCTCCGGGTCGGGCCAGCAGCCGAAGCGTGGGGGCCCGCGGGACGCCGTCCTGCCCGACTGGGTCgacgggccgggccgggccgcgAGGGCGATCGGGTCGACGGCCACCACGGCCCAGGTCCATCCCCGGCTCTTCACCCGGGCCCTGCTGGACAAGGCCGTGAGGGATTATGGGCTCGAGGTGGTGATCGGGAAGGCAGTCAGGGTCGACGCGGGCAGCGGTGGCGGCAGCGGGAGGGTGTCGGCAGTGGTgctggagggagggagggtcaTGGAGGCGGACGCGGTGGTGCTGGCGCTCGGGCCGTGGTCCGGCAAGTTCGGGCTCCTGTCATCGCTGTTCAGGGTGTATGGGCTCAAGGCCCACAGCATTGTCTTGGAGCCGAGAGAGCCCGGCGCGATAGGCCCGGAAGCTCTGTTCCTGAGCTTCCTGCCCTCCGGCGGCGGCCCGGCCATGGACCCGGAAGTCTACCCTCGCCCCACTG GGGAAGTATATTTGTGTGGGATGTCGTCCCAGGAGGAGGTGCCGGATGACCCTGAAGAGGTCGCACCCAACCCAGAATCCATAACAGTGCTGAAGCGGGTGGCTTGGGCCGTGTCGAGCCACCTAGCGGAGGGCGAGGCGGGCGTGAAGGCTGAGCAAGCCTGCTTCTTGCCGTGCACCGAGGACGAGGTCCCCGTGATCGGGGAGCTACCAGGCTTGGAAGGTTGCTACGTGGCGACGGGCCACAGTTGCTGGGGCATCCTCAACGGGCCCGCTACTGGTGCTGCGGTGGCGGAGCTCGTGCTCGAAGGGCGGGCTCAGACCGTGGACCTGACTCGGTTCAGCCCTGCACGATTTGTACTCTCTAGGAAGAGATGA